The genomic segment CATAATTCCGGATCACCTCCGTCTGTAGGACCAAATACAAGAACATAATTTAATTCAGCTGCGGACGCTTGTTTAATTCTGTTGGTCAATAATTCGACTGCATCATCTTGGTCAGGGTAAATTGTCGAAAACATTTGGACTGGTTCAAGTCCCATATCTCTGCATCTGCTTGCAAGTTCTTTTGCCTCATTTGGAGTTGCGGTTTCTGCTAATACAGGTTGATTTTCGCCATTTTCGGTTCTGTGGCGGGTCCCCCAGGCAACATGATTATAACCCGCATTCTTTATTCCCTGCAGTGCTCGTTCAAGCGGGAAATTTCTATACGGTAAAGTCATGCAAGCATGAATAAACTGTGTCGGTTCTTTATTTATCTGAAGGTTAAGATTGTCATTCAATGAATGAATAGAATCGGCCTGGGCGGCACTTTCATTAAAAAGTGAACTTGCAACTGTACCGGTAGATAGTGCTGCTAATCCAACAAAACTTTTCTTAATAAAAGATCTTCGACTAGGTAAAAGTTCTTTTTTATTTTTTCGATTCATTTTTCGGGGAGTAAGTTTATATCTGTTTAATCTATTGGTACAATCTTTTTAGTCCGTACAGATTCATCACATGCTAAAACAATTTTTAATGTCTGTACTGCAACTTTTAAGTGCTCTGAGAGGTCAATATCTTCCTTTATAGTTTTTAGAAAATATTTTTGCTCATAATAGCAAAGTTCATCGTGATCCGGCTCATCTTCTATATCAACAATTTTATCCTCATTAAGTAGTTTCCCATTTTGATCTGTTTGAGATGAATGAAGATGAAGCTGGCGAACAATGCCATGTTCTTCTATGTCAGCTGATTTACCACGAGGTTGGTCAAATGTGTTTTTTCTGATGCTAACACTTCCTTTTGGCCCGAAAACATCTTTAACAAAATATGCATATTCACTAATCATAGGCCCCCAGCCTGATTCATACCATCCTACTGATCCATCCTCGAATACTACCTGAAGCTGACCATAATTATACATATCCTCGTTTATCTCTTCAGATAAACGAGCACCTATGGCATGAACCTGAACGGGATCTGATTGAGTCATTTGGCACATCATATCCACATAGTGAACACCACAATCTACAATGGGTGACATCACATCCATTAAATTTTTGTGTACCTGCCATTCAGAGCCAGTACTCTGTTGGTTAAGATTCATTCTCATAACAAGTGGTTTTCCGAGTTTTTTTCCTTCATTTACAAAACGAATCCATCCCGGATGATGTCTGGCTATATAACCAACAAGAACTTTTTTTCCTGCTTTTTTTGCTGCAGTCACAACAGCTTCTGCATCTTTAACTGTTTCAGCAAGGGGTTTTTCCACAAATACGTGAGCTCCGCTTTCAAGTGCCTTAATTGTATAATCTGCGTGTGTACTTGCATAAGTATTGATCGAGACAGCATCCGGCTTGGTTTCTTTAAGAGCAGTTTTAAATTTGTTGAACGTTGGAATATTCCCACCTAACTCATTTAATAATTTACCCCTACTTTCAGGTCCACGACTAACGAGCCCAACTATATTAAATCCATCTAATCTGTTATAAGCACGGGCGTGCGATGTACCCATATTTCCACATCCCACTACTAATATGTCAAAAACTTTATTACTCATTTTTTATAATTGGTTTACGGTTAAATTGATATTTGGAAAAGTTAAGATGAATATCGTTACTAGTCTCAATTTTATTCATCGGTTATATATTTATATCATCGGCCGATGCAGTTTCATCTACAACCTTTTCATTAAAAAATATTATGAAAATAGTAAGCACTATAGCAGCTAAAATTGATGGTAGTATCCAGAATGATTCCCAGTTGCTCAAAGTCATTGAAAGGGCATCACCAAGCAGATTATTATATGTAATTCCTGCTAATTGCGCCCCAATGAGCATACCTACACCATATGTAAGAAGTACTAATAATCCTTGTGCCTGACCTCTTATTTTGTCGGTTGATTTCATGTCCACATAAATGTGTCCTGTAACATAGAAGAAATCATAACAAATTCCGTGTAAAGCAATACCTGTCAGAATCATCCATGTAATCTGATCTGTTGCACCAGCAGCAAATAGTGCATATCTAATTACCCATGCACCCATTCCAACACCCAACATCCACTTAACTCCAAGCCGAATAAAAAAGAACGGCATTAGAAGCATGAAAATAATTTCGGAAAACTGACCTATAGTTTGAACGGCAGCAAGATTTGTAAAGCCAGTATCATTAAGAAAAACTTGAGTAAAGTTAAAATATGCAGCAAGGGGGATTGATATAAGAAGGGAGCACATCAAGAAAATATAGAAAGAACGATTCCCCAGATGTTTTAAAGCATCAACACCAACAATACTTTTTAAAGAAATGGGAGTGTCAGAACCTTTTGGAGGTGTATGAGGTAGTGTAAAAGCGTACAAACCCAAAAGAAGACTGAAAAAAGCTGAAAGATAAATCGGTAGTGACGTTTGTTCAGGCTTTAAACTATCGGATACAAATATTCCCAATCCAAAACTAACTACCAAGCCAGCAGTGATCCAACCCATAGTACCAAAAACCCTAATGATTGGGAATTCAGACTGTTGATCATTGATATGATGAAAAGTTATTGCGTTAGATAAACTTAAAGTAGGCATATAACATAAACAGTGACCGAAAATCAAAAGAATGAAAAGCAGAGGGTAGTTGGATGAATAAGGAGCAATAAACATAAAAATCGCTCCTGTGATGTGTAAGAATCCAAGGACTTTTTCCGTTGAAAAATATCTGTCAGCTATTAATCCTACAAAGAAAGGTGCAATGATTGCACTTATTGGATTAACTGTATATGGCCAGTGAGTTAAATTCCCCATTCCTTCATTACCCATATAAATAGCGATAGAAGTGTACCATGCTCCCCAGATAAAAAACTGGAAAAACATCATAACACAGAATCGGGCAACGGTGGTTTTTTTCATTTTTTGAATCAGATTATGTTTTTTTTAGCGAATAGTCTATTCAAAAAGAAAGTAAAAACAAATTTAAAAACAAATTTATAATGATTAAAGTTAGTTATAGATATAATTTTATGCTCAGGTCTTATGAATTATTTAGAATTAAAAATTCTAAATTAAATGAATTAAATAATTTAATATTAAAAGTTTTAGTGAAATATTAGGCAGCTATTATGATTATTAAAAGTGTTTTGTAAACAAATTTTCTTTTTTTATTGACTTATAACTTTTTTTTCGTTTTGTTATTGGTGTTAATCGGATTATATATGTGTAAAAACAATTTTCGATTTTCGAATAGGTAAATTATAACTCAAAAAAAGATAGCTGATCGGTTAAACTAAAAGGATTATGAGGATTCATTATGAAAAATAAATTACTATTAACAATAATATTAATATGTGCTTTAGCGACTTCAGGTTATGCTCAAGATGTAACTGTTGAGGGTACAGTCACGGATGCTGTTACTGGAGAACAACTCCCAGGGGTAAATGTAGTTATTCAGGGGACATCCACCGGAACTACTACTGGAATGGATGGGGCGTTTACAATTGACATTGATGGACCTGGAACTTCCTTGGTTTTCTCATATGTAGGTTATGAAGCACAAACAGTTTCAATAACTTCTTCACACATTAACCAAGGTCTTGATATTGAACTTCAAGAAGATGTAGCGCTTCTTGAAGAATTGGTTGTGGTTGGGTTTGGAACCCAGGAAAGGGCCGACGTGACTGGTGCTGTAAGTTCAATTCAGGGAGCTGAAGTTGAAGAGAGACCGCTAACCAATCCCGCATTAGCGCTGCAAGGTGTAACACCTGGTTTGCAAATACAATACGGAGGTGGTCAACCGGGAGAAGAGAATACAATAGCCCGGATTCGGGGTACTGGTACACTGAATAATTCAGATCCACTTGTATTAATTGATGGTGTTGAGCAGTCCTTATCCACCGTTGAACCAAGTGCTATCGAATCAATTTCAGTTCTAAAGGATGCCGCATCAGCCTCGATCTATGGGTCAAGAGCGGCTAACGGAGTCATTTTAATTGAGACGAAACGAGGTCAATCGTCGGGTATGTCTGTAACTTATAATAATCACATAGGTGTGCAGAACTTACTGGGTTGGCCAGAGAGTGCGGGTAAAGAAGATTGGATGAGATTGGAGAATGAAGCCCAGGTAAATGCTGGGGGGCAGCCTACATATAGTGAAGAGTATATTCAGAATGTTGTTGCTGGAACGAATCCACTTCAATACCCTTGGGCTGACTGGGAAAAAGGTGTCTTTCAAGATAACGCTTCTGAGCAAAATCACGCCTTGTCAATCTCAACAGGAAGCGATTTTGGGCGGATTTATGCCTCTATGAATTATACAGACACTGATGGTGTCATTCAGAATTTTAATAACAAAAGAGCAAGTCTTCGATTGAATACAGACTTATATCTTAGGGATGATCTGACCTTGACTACAAATCTGCTTTATCGAAATAGAAATGTAACCGGACCTGGTTTTAGACCCCAAAGAATAACTCAGGGAATTCTGCATATTAACCGTAATGCTATAATGGATTTTCCCGATGGGCAAGAAGCAACAGGAGATCTATTCTTCGGTACATGGAATCCATTTATAATGGCCAATTCTGGTGAGACTCAGCGATTAAGTAATGATATCCTTGGTACAAGTAGGCCTCAGATATCAATTAACCGACTATTTAAATATCGAAGGTGATTTTACTGCAAATCTTATTAATACGGATGAGACTATCTTCCGTGAATCAAGATCTGGAATGATTCATCCGGTTACAGGCGAAACCGTTGCTGCAAGTGGGTGGTTTGGAACTAACACATTGCAAGAAGCTAACTACAGCAAAGAAGAGTTGAGCCAGAGATTGTATCTGAATTATGATCAAGATTTTGGAACCCATGACGTAAGTGGATTAATTGGTTATGAAGAAATTTATAATAGCTCTGAAGTTACTTCTGCAGGACGTGCAAATTTCTTCAATAATGAATTGAGAGATCTTAGCGCAGGGGATGCCGGTGACCAAAGAACATGTAGACCATATAACGATCCGGGTGAGTTTGCAGGTAGCTGTTTTAATAATGAATGGAGGCTACGATCATTCTTTGGGCGTGTGAATTATTCCTATGATGATCGGTATTCAGTACAAGCCAATCTTAGATATGATGGTTCGTCAAGATTCGGTGAAGGTAATCGACTGGGGACTCTTCCCGTCATTTTCTGCAGGGTGGAGAATCTCAAGTGAAAGTTTTATGGATGAAGTTGATCTGTTTAGCAATCTCCGTTTGAGAGCTTCTTGGGGACAGCTTGGTAACCAAGAAATCGGATTATTTCAGTTTATGAATATCTATAACCTGAATCAGCCCTATCAGTTTAATGGAAGTGTTACACCTGGTGCTGCAGTTACAGATGCAGGAAATCCAAATATTACCTGGGAAACAACAACGATGACTAATATTGGCCTAGATTTAGGCTTTAAGGATGATCGAATTGAGGTAATTGGTGAATATTTTTGGAATTACACAGAAGATATTCTGTTAGATCTCCCTATACCAGCTACGGTTGGTGTAGATCCACCAACGCAAAATGCAGCTGAAGTATCGAATGTAGGTTGGGAATTGCAAGTGAATTATAATAGTGAACCTCGCATGGATAATGGATTTCAATATTCTGTTGGTGTAAGTATGTCTGATGTGGTTAATACCATTGAAAGCCTTAGTGGAGAAGGGCCATTCTTCCCAGACAAATTTACGGTATGGGCTGAAGGGCACTCAATTAACTCATTAAGAGGGTTGAGTTCTCCTGGGCTCTATCGAAGTCAATCAGATTTGGACCAATATCCTGCTACTGTGAATCCTAATGTTGGGATTGGAGACATTATCTATGAAGATCTGAACGGAGATGGGCAAATCTCTCAATCCTTTGGTGAAAATGGAGACCAATACATCATGGGAAATGAAGACCCCAGGTATGAGTTCGGAATTAACTTTAGCGCTTCTTTCAAGGGATTTGATTTTACGATGTTCTGGCAGGGAGTTCTGAAGCAGAAGCATACACTTGATGGTGCTTTAATGGAAGGGCCAAACTGGCAAAACTACATTCCAGCAGTCATGGCTGAAGAAACATACCATCCAGAAAGAAATCCAGAAGGTACGTGGCCTATTGTAACGGCAGGTAATACTTGGAATTTGCAGGAATCAGATTTTTGGATTCAGGATACGAAGTATCTGAGATTGAAAAACTTTCAGCTTGGGTACACGATTAATCAGTCCTACTTGAGAAACCTGAGAGTGTTTGTAACAGGAGAAAATCTCTTGACATTTACTCCGACTGATCTGTTTGATCCTGAAACACCCAGAGGGCGTAGTCAATTCTTCCCTCACACCAAGAAAGTTGCCATGGGCGTTAACGTAACATTTTAAAATTTTTAAAAGAAAAAACTATGAATAAGTATTTAGTATATACACTCTTGATTGTAGTCGCGCTGTTTACAGCTTGCGACGATGGATTGGATATGTTGCC from the Balneolaceae bacterium genome contains:
- a CDS encoding TonB-dependent receptor, yielding MMVRQDSVKVIDWGLFPSFSAGWRISSESFMDEVDLFSNLRLRASWGQLGNQEIGLFQFMNIYNLNQPYQFNGSVTPGAAVTDAGNPNITWETTTMTNIGLDLGFKDDRIEVIGEYFWNYTEDILLDLPIPATVGVDPPTQNAAEVSNVGWELQVNYNSEPRMDNGFQYSVGVSMSDVVNTIESLSGEGPFFPDKFTVWAEGHSINSLRGLSSPGLYRSQSDLDQYPATVNPNVGIGDIIYEDLNGDGQISQSFGENGDQYIMGNEDPRYEFGINFSASFKGFDFTMFWQGVLKQKHTLDGALMEGPNWQNYIPAVMAEETYHPERNPEGTWPIVTAGNTWNLQESDFWIQDTKYLRLKNFQLGYTINQSYLRNLRVFVTGENLLTFTPTDLFDPETPRGRSQFFPHTKKVAMGVNVTF
- a CDS encoding SusC/RagA family TonB-linked outer membrane protein; amino-acid sequence: MKNKLLLTIILICALATSGYAQDVTVEGTVTDAVTGEQLPGVNVVIQGTSTGTTTGMDGAFTIDIDGPGTSLVFSYVGYEAQTVSITSSHINQGLDIELQEDVALLEELVVVGFGTQERADVTGAVSSIQGAEVEERPLTNPALALQGVTPGLQIQYGGGQPGEENTIARIRGTGTLNNSDPLVLIDGVEQSLSTVEPSAIESISVLKDAASASIYGSRAANGVILIETKRGQSSGMSVTYNNHIGVQNLLGWPESAGKEDWMRLENEAQVNAGGQPTYSEEYIQNVVAGTNPLQYPWADWEKGVFQDNASEQNHALSISTGSDFGRIYASMNYTDTDGVIQNFNNKRASLRLNTDLYLRDDLTLTTNLLYRNRNVTGPGFRPQRITQGILHINRNAIMDFPDGQEATGDLFFGTWNPFIMANSGETQRLSNDILGTSRPQISINRLFKYRR
- a CDS encoding Gfo/Idh/MocA family oxidoreductase, translating into MSNKVFDILVVGCGNMGTSHARAYNRLDGFNIVGLVSRGPESRGKLLNELGGNIPTFNKFKTALKETKPDAVSINTYASTHADYTIKALESGAHVFVEKPLAETVKDAEAVVTAAKKAGKKVLVGYIARHHPGWIRFVNEGKKLGKPLVMRMNLNQQSTGSEWQVHKNLMDVMSPIVDCGVHYVDMMCQMTQSDPVQVHAIGARLSEEINEDMYNYGQLQVVFEDGSVGWYESGWGPMISEYAYFVKDVFGPKGSVSIRKNTFDQPRGKSADIEEHGIVRQLHLHSSQTDQNGKLLNEDKIVDIEDEPDHDELCYYEQKYFLKTIKEDIDLSEHLKVAVQTLKIVLACDESVRTKKIVPID
- a CDS encoding sugar phosphate isomerase/epimerase; translation: MNRKNKKELLPSRRSFIKKSFVGLAALSTGTVASSLFNESAAQADSIHSLNDNLNLQINKEPTQFIHACMTLPYRNFPLERALQGIKNAGYNHVAWGTRHRTENGENQPVLAETATPNEAKELASRCRDMGLEPVQMFSTIYPDQDDAVELLTNRIKQASAAELNYVLVFGPTDGGDPELWVSRFQELAPIAADYGVTFLIKQHGGETTGTGEALSGIIRELNHPNIHMSYDAGNVMWYQSVDPVQDIKTCADLISGFCLKDCRNFPTKTTSAPGLGEIDHYQLFSPVAFTGKTITLTYENIFASYLGMPNTAEEIDSMARHSKQYMEYVLAGLQKALSDNNN
- a CDS encoding TonB-dependent receptor — translated: MIHPVTGETVAASGWFGTNTLQEANYSKEELSQRLYLNYDQDFGTHDVSGLIGYEEIYNSSEVTSAGRANFFNNELRDLSAGDAGDQRTCRPYNDPGEFAGSCFNNEWRLRSFFGRVNYSYDDRYSVQANLRYDGSSRFGEGNRLGTLPVIFCRVENLK
- a CDS encoding MFS transporter — translated: MKKTTVARFCVMMFFQFFIWGAWYTSIAIYMGNEGMGNLTHWPYTVNPISAIIAPFFVGLIADRYFSTEKVLGFLHITGAIFMFIAPYSSNYPLLFILLIFGHCLCYMPTLSLSNAITFHHINDQQSEFPIIRVFGTMGWITAGLVVSFGLGIFVSDSLKPEQTSLPIYLSAFFSLLLGLYAFTLPHTPPKGSDTPISLKSIVGVDALKHLGNRSFYIFLMCSLLISIPLAAYFNFTQVFLNDTGFTNLAAVQTIGQFSEIIFMLLMPFFFIRLGVKWMLGVGMGAWVIRYALFAAGATDQITWMILTGIALHGICYDFFYVTGHIYVDMKSTDKIRGQAQGLLVLLTYGVGMLIGAQLAGITYNNLLGDALSMTLSNWESFWILPSILAAIVLTIFIIFFNEKVVDETASADDINI